The Acidobacteriota bacterium genome segment CGGAATTGTCACGGGCCCGGGTTCGTCTTTCCTATGAGGAGGACGAGTCCCTCATCGGCGGGCTCAGGATCCAGGTCGGATCCGTTATCTACGATGGCTCCATCCGGACGCAGTTGGAGGAGGTCCGGCGGCGGATCGGCCAGGAATAGCCGGCTGGAGTGAACGGCGCCGCGGCGCCGGACTGCCGTTCCCGGATCGGGATTCGACGGAGTTGACAGGTCAAGAGGAAGAGACAAATGGCGATCAAGGCGGACGAGATCAGTCAGATCATTAGAAGTCAGATCCAGGACTACCACACGGGACTGGTGGTCAGCGAGGTGGGAACCGTCATCTCGGCAGGTGACGGAATTGCCCGGGTTCACGGCTTGGACAAGGTCATGGCCCTGGAACTGGTGGAGTTTCCCAACGACGTTTACGGCTTGGCCTTCAATCTGGAGGAGGACAACGTGGGCGCCGTGCTGTTCGGTGAATTTCATCAGGTGAAGGAGGGAGACCAGGTGAAGCGGACCGGCCGCATCATGCAGGTTCCCGCCGGACAAGCCATGTTGGGGCGGGTCGTGGATGCCCTGGGCCGGCCCGAGGACGGCAAGGGACCCATCGCCACCGACGCCAACATGCCCGTCGAGCGTCTGGCGCCCGGTGTCGTGGACCGGCAACCGGTGGCCGAGCCGTTGCAGACCGGGCTGAAGGCCATCGACTCCATGATCCCCATCGGGCGCGGACAGCGGGAGCTGATCATCGGCGACCGTCAGACGGGAAAGACCGCCGTCGCCATCGACTCCATCATCAACCAGCGGGACTCGGGGGTCATCTCCATCTACGTGGCCATCGGCCAGAAGCGTTCCACCGTAGCCCAGGTGGTCAAGACTCTGGAGGATGCGGGCGTCATGGACCGCTGCGTGGTGATCTCGGCCTCGTCATCGGATCCAGCCACCATGCAGTATCTGTCGCCCTATTCCGGCTGCGCCATCGGCGAATACTTTCGGGACCGGGGCCAGCATGCGCTCATCATCTACGACGACCTGTCCAAGCACGCGGCCTCGTACCGGGAGATTTCCCTGCTCATGAGGCGGCCGCCGGGGCGCGAGGCGTTCCCGGGGGACGTCTTCTATCTCCACAGCCGCCTGTTGGAGCGCGCCGCCAAGCTGAGCGACGAACGGGGAGGCGGCAGCCTGACGGCGTTGCCCGTGATCGAGACCCAGGCGGGAGACATTTCCGCTTACATTCCCACCAACGTCATTTCCATCACCGATGGCCAGATTTACCTGGAGACGGATCTGTTCTATTCCGGGGTCCGTCCCGCCATCAGTGTGGGGGTCTCGGTGAGCCGGGTGGGAGGATCGGCCCAGATGAAGGCCATGAAGCAGATCGCCGGCACCCTTCGCCTCGATTTGGCGCAGTACCGGGAGCTGGCGGCATTTGCCCAGTTCGGATCGGACCTGGATCCCACTTCGCAGCGGCAATTGGCCCGGGGCGTGCGCCTGACCGAGCTTCTGAAGCAACCCCAGTACGCGCCACTGGCCGTGGAGAAACAGATCCTGATCATATTTGCGGGCACGCAAGGGCACTTGGACGACTTGGAAGTGACGGATCTCGGCGACTTCGAAGCCGGTCTCTACCGCTTCATGGATACCAACAAGGCCAGCGTCTTGCAGGAGATCCTGGACAAGGGGTCCCTGGACGACGAGTTGTCCCAGAAGATGAACGCAGCCATTTCCGAGTTCAAGGAGCGTTTTCTGGCCGAGAAAGCGGCCTGACCTCCGGATCCGATCCGGACCCGAGTCCAATGCCTCGGCTGGACGCCTGAAACAATATGCCCGGCAACCTGATTCACTTCCGGCGGCGAGTTCGCTCGGTCAAGAACATCCAGCAGATCACCAGGGCCATGAAGCTGGTGGCCGCTTCCAAGCTGAAGCGGGCCCAGGACCGGATCGTGGCGGCCAGGCCTTACGCCAACCGGATGCTCTCGGTGCTCAATTCCATGGCTCGGCGGATCGATCCCGGCCAGCACCCGCTTCTGGCACAGCGGGACCGCGAAAGAGTGATGCTGGTGGTCGTCACGGGCGACCGCGGGCTCTGCGGATCCTTCAATTCCAACATCATCCGATCGGCCATGGGCTTCATCGAGGACGAGGCGGCCAACCGGACGCTGAGCCTGACGCTGGTCGGGCGGCGGGGTGTGGATTGGTTCAAGAGCCGGCCCTGGCCCGTGCGCCACGAGTTCGTGAACATCATGACCCGGGTGGATCACCGTTACGCCCGGGAGATCGGCAAGGGGATCATCGACTATTTCTCGGCCAGCGAACTGGATGCCGTCTACCTGGTGTACAACGAGTTCAAATCCGTGGTGCGCCAGGACGTGGTCCTGGAGCCTTTGCTGCCGATCCGGCGCCTCGAAATCAAGGAGGCCGAGCAGGAAGCGGATTTGGGAGTCGACTACATCTACGAGCAGCCGCCCCGTGAGATGCTGGACTTTCTGCTTCCGCGGCACGTGGAGACTCAGATCTTCCGGGCGATGCTGGAGTCGGAGGCGGCCGAACACGGAGCTCGAATGACGGCCATGGACGCCGCCACCAGGAACGCCAAGGAGATGATCGACAAGTTGACCCTGACCATGAACCGTATCCGGCAGGCTTCCATCACCACGGAGATCATCGAGATCGTCAGCGGAGCGGACGCCCTGGAAGGGTGAGTCCGGGAAAGGAATAGACCAGTCATGTCTGAGAACGTCGGGAAAGTCCTGCAGATCATCGGTCCGGTTCTGGACATCGAGTTCGATTCGGAACATGTCCCCCACATCTACAACGCCGTCCACGTCACCTCGGAGGGTTTCGAAAGCGACGTGGAGATCGACCTCACCGCCGAAGTGGCGCAGCATCTGGGCGAGGGTGTCGTCAGGTGCATCTCCATGCAGCCGACCGACGGCGTAGTGCGGGGCATGAAGGCCGTGGACCAGGGTGAGCCCATCACGGTCCCGGTTGGCCGGGAAACGCTGGGCCGGGTACTCGGTGTTCTGGGCGAGCCGGTGGACCAGATGGGAGAAGTGGGAGCCAAGGTGCGATTTCCCATCCATCGCCCTGCGCCCAGCCTTGAGTCCCAGAGCACCGAGACCGAGATGTTCGAGACCGGAATCAAGGTGATCGACCTGATCGAGCCTTTCTCCAAGGGTGGCAAGATCGGCCTCTTCGGCGGCGCCGGCGTGGGAAAGACCGTCATCATCATGGAACTGATCAACCGGATCGCCACTCACCACGGCGGGTTCTCCGTATTCGCCGGGGTGGGGGAGCGGACCCGGGAGGGGAACGACCTCTGGCTGGAGATGAAGGATTCGGGGGTCATCGACAAGGCCGCCCTGATCTACGGTCAGATGACCGAACCTCCGGGAGCCCGGCTGCGGGTCGGCCTGACCGGACTGACGGTGGCCGAGTACTTCCGGGACGAGGAAGGGCAGGACGTGCTCCTGTTCATCGACAACATCTTCCGCTTCACCCAAGCGGGTTCCGAGGTCTCGGCCCTGTTGGGACGGATGCCCTCCGCGGTGGGCTACCAGCCCAATCTGGCCACCGAGATGGGAGAGCTCCAGGAGCGGATCACCAGCACCAAGAAAGGTTCCATCACGTCGATCCAGGCCATCTACGTGCCGGCGGACGACTACACCGATCCGGCGCCGGCCACGGCGTTCGCCCACCTGGACGCCACCACCAACCTGGACCGCGCCATCTTCGAGCAGGGCCTCTACCCGGCCGTGGATCCCCTGGCGTCCACCAGCCGCATCCTGGATCCCAGAATCATCGGCGAGGAGCACTACACCGTGGCCCGCACCGTCCAGGGGATTCTCCAGCGCTACAAGGATCTCCAGGACATCATCGCCATCCTTGGCATCGACGAACTCTCGGAGGAGGACAAGCTCACGGTGAGCCGGGCCCGGAAGGTCCAGAGGTTCCTCTCCCAGCCCTTCTATGTGGCCGAGCAGTTCACCGGACTTCCCGGCGTCTACGTCAGCGTCGAAGACGCCATCGCCGGCTTCAAGGAGATCTGCGAAGGCAAGTACGACGACCTTCCCGAGCAGGCCTTCTACATGGTGGGCGGCATCGACGAGGTCCTGGAGAAGGCCAAGGCGCTGGAGCAGGAGGTCGCCTGATCGTGGCGCTACCCGAGGCCCTTCAGTTGGAGATCGTGGCGCCCGACCGGCTGGTCTTCAGTGGCGAAGTGGGCGAGGTCACCATACCGGGGGCGGAAGGGTACCTGGGCATCCTTCCCGGCCACGCGCCGCTCCTTTCCGAGTTGAAGACGGGCGTCATCTCCTACCCCGAGGGTGAAGACCGCGTCCAACTGTTTTGCAGCTCCGGGTTTGCCGAAGTCCTTCCCGACCGGGTGATCGTCCTGGCCGAGCAGGTGGCATCCCCCCAAGAGATCGACGCCTCCCAAGCCCGGGCGGACAAGGAAAAGGCCGAGGAGATGCTCCGCTCCCGGGATCCCGGGACCGACTACCAGGCCGCCCTCATCCTTTTGGATCAGGCTTCCACGCGGCTGCAACTGGTGGAATAACTCCGACTCCGAACCCCTCGACGCGGTCCGCCGGGGACCGACAGAGCGGAGCCGTTTTGCTATAATGCGCTCCGTTCGGCCCACCGGATGGGGGATGGTGTAACGGCAACACGCGTGGCTCTGGACCACGTTATCGGGGTTCGAATCCCTGTCCCCCAGCCAATTCTCCAGGACGGATCGTTCGATGCCTCACCCGCCCGGAGATTCCGGCAGACAGCGGATCGCGGCCGGTGATCCCGTAGTTGCCCGGAGAAAGATGCTCTCCGCGAGATGGGAGCAGAGGCCGCGCCGGCCTCGACTCCGGCGTCCTCAGTCCTCGGGGGACGCCGTGCGCGCCACCGCCGATTCGTAGCGGAAACCTTTGAACTTCACCCGAAACAGGAGCGCGTAGAGCACCGGCACCACGCCCAGGGTGAGAATCGTCGCGAACGCCAGGCCGAAGATCACTGCGATTGCCATGGTCTCCCACATGGGGCCGCCTCCGAACCAGAGTGGCAAGAGTCCGCCGATGGTGGTGACGGTGGTCAGCAGGATGGGCCGCAACCGGCGCTGGGACGCCTCGATCACGGCATGCGCGGGGGTGCGGCCTTTCTCCCGGATCTCGATTCTGATCCGGTCGAGCAGGACGATCGCATTGTTGATCACGATGCCAGCCAGGGAGATAAGCCCGAGCAGGGTCATGAATCCAAAATCGGCTGCCGTCACGAGCAGGCCGATCACGGTTCCCACCAGTGCAAGAGGAATCGTCAGCAGGACGATCAGAGACCGGCGAATCGAATTGAACTGCGCCACCAGCAAGATGATGATCAGCAATGCCGCATAGGGAAGCTTGGCAACGATCGCTCCCTCGCTGCGCGCGGACTCCTCCACCTCGCCTCCGATTTCGTAAAAGATCCCGGCAGCCCAGGACGGCGACGTTTCCTCCAGCCACTCGCCGATCTGCCGGGTGACCTCGGCTGCGGTGGCGCCGCCTTCCAGTTCACTCGATACGGTGACGGTGGTCAGCCGGTTCCGGCTCAGAGCCTTGGCCGGCTGCCAGCCGAGCGCCAGATCGGCCACCTGCATCAAGGGCACGGACGTGCCCCGGCTCTGGGAGAAGACGTTCAGGCTCTCCAGTTTCGAGATGTCCTGCCGGCCGGCCGCCACGGACCGAATCGTCACCGGGATGATCTCGGATCCTTCGCGATACTCGGTCGCCTTGTACCCGCTCAGAATCGACCTCAGCGAGACCGCGATGTCCTGATGAGTCACGCCGTTGCGCTTCGCTCGAGCGGCATCGACATCGACGGTCAACTTCTTGGTCATCTCACCCCAGTCGTCGTCCACGTTCCGGGTCCCTTCGATGGAGCGAAGACGGCTCTTGACGTCGTCCGCAATCGCGAACACCTGATCCCGGTCGTTGCCGGAGATCCGGATCTCCACCGGGTTCCGGATCACGGATCCGAGGGAGAGCGGGCCGACCGACGGAATGAAGGAAGGATGCCGGTCTTCGCAGAATCGCTCGATCTTCCGCGCCAACTCGGGAAGGACATTCGCCGCCGTGAGATTGAACAGGCCATAGGCGTACTCCGGGCTCGGTGGTTCGGGTCCATAGGTGAGCGTGAAACGGGGCGCTCCCTGACCGACGTAGGTGGACCAGGAGACCACTCCGTCGGGACGTTCCGGGTTGCCGGCAAGTTCTTCCCGGACAAAGTTGTCGAATTCCTCGGCAAACCGCCGGGTCTCCTCGATGGAGGTGCCGATGGGCGCCTTGAACTCGGCCGTCATCATCGGCGTGTCGTCGCCGGGGAAGAACACTTTGGGAACCCTTGAGAATCCCCAGAGCGAGACCACGAAAACCACCACGGCGACAGCCGTAGAAAGAAGGGGGATTCTTACCATGGCCAGCAGGAGTACCCGGTAAGCTCGATAGAAGAGACTCGCGTATTCCTGTCCGCGCTCGGCGGCGGGAACGCGCAGGAACCGGGAGCACAGGAGGGGGACGACCGTCAACGCCAGCAGCCAGGAACTGAGGAGCGCGATGGTGACGACGACGAACAGGACCCCGGTGTACTCGCCCATGCTGCCTTCTGCGAGATAGATCGGCAAAAACGCGGCCGAGGTCGTCAGCGAAGAGGTCAGCAATGGAACGCGCAGCTCCTTGGCGGACTGGACGGCAGCCTGCACGCGCGGAGTTCCGTGGGACATGGCGACCATGATGGATTCGCTCATGACGATGGCATTGTCCACCAGCATGCCCAAGGCGATGATCAACGAGGCCAGCGTCATCTGGTTCAGTCCCAGGTCCAACCACGCCATCACGAGGAGGCTGGTCAGGAGGGCGCAGGGCACCAGGGCCGCGACCACCAGACCGGTGCGAAGGCCGAGCATGAGCAGCATGCAGCCCAGCACGATGACGACGGCCTGCAGAACGCTGATGGCGAAATCGTTGACCTTGTTCTCGACACGGACCGGCTCGAAGGCCACGATGTCCAGATCGATCCCGAGCGGATACCGGCCCCGCAGCCGGTCGAGCGCTTCCCGCAATTCCTTTCCGAGCGCGACGACATTGCCGCCCTCTCGAACCGAGACCGCCACGGCCAGGGCCGGTCGTCCGTTGGCTCGCACCATGCTCTCGGGGGGATCGACGTAGCCGCGAGTCACCTCCGCGATGTCCTCCAGGTGCAGGAATTCCGGTTGGTCGGGTGCGCTGATAACGGTCCGCTTCAATTGCTCCACCGTTTCGAAGCTCCCCGACGGCTCCAACTCGAAACGCTCCCGCCCTTCCACGATGCTTCCGCCGGAGATCAGGATGTTGCGGGACTCGAGAATCTGGCTGATCTGGCTTACGGAGAGCTGCAGCTCGGCCAGCCGGACGTCGTTGTACGTGACGAAGATGCGCTCGTCCTGCATCCCCACGATGTCCACGCGGCCGGCGTTGGCGAGCCTGAGCAGCGCGTCCCGCAGTTGCTGCGCCACGTCCTTCAGTTCGCGGTAGTCGAATCCGTCTCCCGTCACGGCCACGATCGTTCCGTAGACGGCGCCGAACTCGTCGTTCACCTGCGGCTGAGACGCGCCCTCGGGGAGGTGGCGGGCGACCGCTTCCACCTTGCGCCGCACGTTGTCCCAAATCGGACGCATGTCATTGAACTCGTTTCGGATATTCACGGAAACGATGGAAATTCCGGTCTTCGAGGTGCTGCTCACGAAGTCGATCTCGGGGATCTCCTGGACCGCCTTCTCGATCTGGTCCGTGACCAGATCCTCGACGCGTTCCGGGTTTGCGCCCGGAAAACCGGTCACGATCTGGCAGGTGCGGATCGTGAAGCCGGGGTCCATGGTTTGCTCCATGGTCCGGATGGCGATGACGCCGCCCAGCAGAGTCGCCAGGAGAATGACGGCGGTGAGACGGTCGTTGGAGATGGCGAAACGCGTGAGATTCACTGCTGTCTCTGCGGCGGAGCGATCCGGCGCACTTTCTGCCCGTCCTGGAGTCGGCTGACGCCGGCGGTGATCACCTGGTCCCCCGAGGAGAGCCCTGTCAGGACTTCAATGCCGCCGGCCACCAGCCGCCCCGTTTCTACGGCCCGCCGCCGCGCGAAACCCAGATTGTCGCTGCCGAATTCGACGATATAGGCGAAAGTGCCTTCCCGATCGGAGGCGATGGCGCTCAACGGGACCACGAGACGGGACGAGGCATCGTCGGAGGAGGATTCGATCTCTGCCTCGACGGTCATGCCCGGAGCGATGGGAACGCCCTTCGAAGTGCCCGACTCGTCGCGCCATGTGCGCTGCAGTTCGATGGTCGCCGGGTAGGTGGCGACCCCTTGGGAGGGGACGATTCCCACGTTTCTCACACGGCCGGCGAAAGTGCGTCCCGGAAACGCGGAGAAGGTCACGGTCGCGGCTGTGCCGCCTCGTATCTGGGAGATCAGGTTCTCGGGGACGCTGATCTCGACCTGTGGAGTCCGTCCGGTCACCATCTCCACCACCGGCGACCCGGCCTGGAGGAACTCGCCCTCTTCCGCCTTGACTTCGGCGATGGCGCAGGCGACGGGCGCCCGCAGTGTGGCGTAGCCGACTTGCAGCTTGGACAGCTCCAGTCTCTGTTGGGCCGATTCGACACGCGACCGCGCCGATTCGCGTTGCGCCAGAGCCGACTCGAAATCGCCCTGCGAGACGCTGTCCGTCTCGTACAAGCCTTGGATTCTCTGGAATTCTGAAGTCGCCAGAACCTCCCGGGCCTTGGCTTCGGACAGGGAGGCTTCGATTTCGCGCACCTGGATCTCCAGATCCACCGGGTCGATTTCTGCGATCAATGCTCCCTCCTGGACGATTTCCCCCTGCTCGACATGCAACTTGTGGACCCTGCCGGAGACTCGGAAGGCGAGGCCGGCACTCCTCTCTGCTTTCGCAACGCCGGTGAAACGGAGGACCCGGGCTCCACCCTGGGCGGACACCTCAACGGACTTGACCGGACGGGGCCGAGGTTCCGGAAGTGGTTCCTGCGGGCGCTCTCCGGATCCACAGGACCCGCCGCCGAGCGCCATCGCCGCCGCGCCGAGGAGCCTCGCCGTTGCCCGGAGGACGCGTCCTGCCGGGCGGCAGAATCCGGTCACGGGTCGAGTTGCTTCAGTCCGTGTGCACATCGCGCCCTCTCTCCCGGTAGAACTTCTCCAATCGCCGGAGCCAGGCGTCGCGTTCCGCCGGAGATCGGAAATAATCGAAACGTCCCACCGCGCGCTGCACCGCCATCAAGTGGATCAGGTGGTCGAACACGGCGTTGGCCGCGCTCAGGTCCGCGGCCAGCATTTGCGACTGGGCATCCAGAACCCGGATGATGCCCACCACACCCTGCGAGTAGGAGTTGCGGACCAGTTCGAAGTTCTCCCGGGCAGCGGACGCGGCTTCCTGCGCCAGCTCGATCCCGGCGAAGGAGACGCCGGCTTCCAACAGGGCCGAACGGACCCGCTGTTCGATGGCCAGTCGAGTGGCCGTCCGCTCGATCGCCATTTCTTCGAGTTCGATCTGCGCCCGGCTCCTGCGGGCTCGCAACGCCCCTCCCTCGAAGAGGGGTAGCGAAGCACGAACGCTGATGCTCCAGTCCGTCCCGCCCCCTCCGAGTCCCTCCGGGAAGAGACTCAGGCCGCCGGCGCTCCGCTGTCCCTGCACTTGCGCGTCAAGCCCGAGTTCCGGCAGATACAAGGCTCGTTTGGAAGCCAGCACGATTCTCTTGCGGGCCCGGATGGACGCGTCGATCCGCCTCAGCTCCGGGGAGCCGTCCAGCGCTTCGAAGGTCATGAACTGCCGAAAGAGACCGAACGCT includes the following:
- the atpA gene encoding F0F1 ATP synthase subunit alpha, with the protein product MAIKADEISQIIRSQIQDYHTGLVVSEVGTVISAGDGIARVHGLDKVMALELVEFPNDVYGLAFNLEEDNVGAVLFGEFHQVKEGDQVKRTGRIMQVPAGQAMLGRVVDALGRPEDGKGPIATDANMPVERLAPGVVDRQPVAEPLQTGLKAIDSMIPIGRGQRELIIGDRQTGKTAVAIDSIINQRDSGVISIYVAIGQKRSTVAQVVKTLEDAGVMDRCVVISASSSDPATMQYLSPYSGCAIGEYFRDRGQHALIIYDDLSKHAASYREISLLMRRPPGREAFPGDVFYLHSRLLERAAKLSDERGGGSLTALPVIETQAGDISAYIPTNVISITDGQIYLETDLFYSGVRPAISVGVSVSRVGGSAQMKAMKQIAGTLRLDLAQYRELAAFAQFGSDLDPTSQRQLARGVRLTELLKQPQYAPLAVEKQILIIFAGTQGHLDDLEVTDLGDFEAGLYRFMDTNKASVLQEILDKGSLDDELSQKMNAAISEFKERFLAEKAA
- the atpG gene encoding ATP synthase F1 subunit gamma — translated: MPGNLIHFRRRVRSVKNIQQITRAMKLVAASKLKRAQDRIVAARPYANRMLSVLNSMARRIDPGQHPLLAQRDRERVMLVVVTGDRGLCGSFNSNIIRSAMGFIEDEAANRTLSLTLVGRRGVDWFKSRPWPVRHEFVNIMTRVDHRYAREIGKGIIDYFSASELDAVYLVYNEFKSVVRQDVVLEPLLPIRRLEIKEAEQEADLGVDYIYEQPPREMLDFLLPRHVETQIFRAMLESEAAEHGARMTAMDAATRNAKEMIDKLTLTMNRIRQASITTEIIEIVSGADALEG
- the atpD gene encoding F0F1 ATP synthase subunit beta; translation: MSENVGKVLQIIGPVLDIEFDSEHVPHIYNAVHVTSEGFESDVEIDLTAEVAQHLGEGVVRCISMQPTDGVVRGMKAVDQGEPITVPVGRETLGRVLGVLGEPVDQMGEVGAKVRFPIHRPAPSLESQSTETEMFETGIKVIDLIEPFSKGGKIGLFGGAGVGKTVIIMELINRIATHHGGFSVFAGVGERTREGNDLWLEMKDSGVIDKAALIYGQMTEPPGARLRVGLTGLTVAEYFRDEEGQDVLLFIDNIFRFTQAGSEVSALLGRMPSAVGYQPNLATEMGELQERITSTKKGSITSIQAIYVPADDYTDPAPATAFAHLDATTNLDRAIFEQGLYPAVDPLASTSRILDPRIIGEEHYTVARTVQGILQRYKDLQDIIAILGIDELSEEDKLTVSRARKVQRFLSQPFYVAEQFTGLPGVYVSVEDAIAGFKEICEGKYDDLPEQAFYMVGGIDEVLEKAKALEQEVA
- the atpC gene encoding ATP synthase F1 subunit epsilon, which produces MALPEALQLEIVAPDRLVFSGEVGEVTIPGAEGYLGILPGHAPLLSELKTGVISYPEGEDRVQLFCSSGFAEVLPDRVIVLAEQVASPQEIDASQARADKEKAEEMLRSRDPGTDYQAALILLDQASTRLQLVE
- a CDS encoding efflux RND transporter permease subunit, producing the protein MNLTRFAISNDRLTAVILLATLLGGVIAIRTMEQTMDPGFTIRTCQIVTGFPGANPERVEDLVTDQIEKAVQEIPEIDFVSSTSKTGISIVSVNIRNEFNDMRPIWDNVRRKVEAVARHLPEGASQPQVNDEFGAVYGTIVAVTGDGFDYRELKDVAQQLRDALLRLANAGRVDIVGMQDERIFVTYNDVRLAELQLSVSQISQILESRNILISGGSIVEGRERFELEPSGSFETVEQLKRTVISAPDQPEFLHLEDIAEVTRGYVDPPESMVRANGRPALAVAVSVREGGNVVALGKELREALDRLRGRYPLGIDLDIVAFEPVRVENKVNDFAISVLQAVVIVLGCMLLMLGLRTGLVVAALVPCALLTSLLVMAWLDLGLNQMTLASLIIALGMLVDNAIVMSESIMVAMSHGTPRVQAAVQSAKELRVPLLTSSLTTSAAFLPIYLAEGSMGEYTGVLFVVVTIALLSSWLLALTVVPLLCSRFLRVPAAERGQEYASLFYRAYRVLLLAMVRIPLLSTAVAVVVFVVSLWGFSRVPKVFFPGDDTPMMTAEFKAPIGTSIEETRRFAEEFDNFVREELAGNPERPDGVVSWSTYVGQGAPRFTLTYGPEPPSPEYAYGLFNLTAANVLPELARKIERFCEDRHPSFIPSVGPLSLGSVIRNPVEIRISGNDRDQVFAIADDVKSRLRSIEGTRNVDDDWGEMTKKLTVDVDAARAKRNGVTHQDIAVSLRSILSGYKATEYREGSEIIPVTIRSVAAGRQDISKLESLNVFSQSRGTSVPLMQVADLALGWQPAKALSRNRLTTVTVSSELEGGATAAEVTRQIGEWLEETSPSWAAGIFYEIGGEVEESARSEGAIVAKLPYAALLIIILLVAQFNSIRRSLIVLLTIPLALVGTVIGLLVTAADFGFMTLLGLISLAGIVINNAIVLLDRIRIEIREKGRTPAHAVIEASQRRLRPILLTTVTTIGGLLPLWFGGGPMWETMAIAVIFGLAFATILTLGVVPVLYALLFRVKFKGFRYESAVARTASPED
- a CDS encoding efflux RND transporter periplasmic adaptor subunit; protein product: MALGGGSCGSGERPQEPLPEPRPRPVKSVEVSAQGGARVLRFTGVAKAERSAGLAFRVSGRVHKLHVEQGEIVQEGALIAEIDPVDLEIQVREIEASLSEAKAREVLATSEFQRIQGLYETDSVSQGDFESALAQRESARSRVESAQQRLELSKLQVGYATLRAPVACAIAEVKAEEGEFLQAGSPVVEMVTGRTPQVEISVPENLISQIRGGTAATVTFSAFPGRTFAGRVRNVGIVPSQGVATYPATIELQRTWRDESGTSKGVPIAPGMTVEAEIESSSDDASSRLVVPLSAIASDREGTFAYIVEFGSDNLGFARRRAVETGRLVAGGIEVLTGLSSGDQVITAGVSRLQDGQKVRRIAPPQRQQ